A genomic segment from Nicotiana tabacum cultivar K326 chromosome 9, ASM71507v2, whole genome shotgun sequence encodes:
- the LOC142163920 gene encoding putative histone H2A.2, which translates to MDAATKTTKGAGGRKEGGPRKKFVTKRAVMLNVLELVLQFTSLLLLNIYLAAEVLYLAGNAARDNKKNRIIPRHVLLAVRNDEELGKLLSGITIASEGVLPKINPVLLPKKASASTPMATKSPRRPRNIYKNLSTG; encoded by the exons ATGGATGCAGCAACCAAGACAACCAAAGGTGCTGGAGGAAGGAAAGAAGGAGGCCCAAGAAAGAAGTTTGTAACCAA AAGGGCCGTTATGCTCAACGTGTTGGAACTGGTGCTCCAATTTACCTCGCTGTTGTTATTGAATATATACCTTGCTGCTGAGGTGTTGTATTTGGCTGGAAATGCGGCGAGAGATAACAAGAAGAATAGGATTATTCCTAGGCACGTGCTTTTGGCTGTGAGGAATGATGAAGAGTTGGGAAAATTGCTGAGTGGAATTACTATTGCAAGTGAAGGTGTTCTTCCAAAGATTAACCCAGTTTTGTTGCCTAAGAAAGCTTCTGCATCTACACCCATGGCCACCAAGTCACCAAGAAGGCCTAGGAATATCTATAAGAACTTATCTACGGGTTAA